CAAAACGGGAGCTTTGATGCTTTTTTGAGTGTTTTCCACGAGAGTTGTAGGATTTCTATCGATGAGAAGCTGAATTTATTGAAACCTGATTTGGTTGCGTGTAACGCTGTGTTAGAATGTTACTGTCGTGAGCTTGAATCTATAAGTGATGCTGAGAAAGTGATTGAAACTATGTCTGTTTTGGGCGTTAGGCCGGACAAATTTACTTTAGGATTTCTCGGGTATTTGTATGCTCTTAAGGGGCTTCAGGAGAAGGTAATGGAGTTGGATAGTTTCATGGGCAGGTTTGGTATATCTGATAAAAAGGTTCTTTCTGATAATGTGATTCGTGGGTATGTGAAATCAGGTGATCTCCAGTCAGCATCGGCTACTATTCTCCGCTATTTGAAAGAAGGGGAAGAACAGTGTTTTAGTGAAGGAACCTGTAATGAAATCGTGGAAGGGTTTTTGCAAAATGGGAATTTAAAAGGTTTAGCGAATTTGGTCGTGGAATCTCAAAAGTTGGAACCTGCATCATTTGAAGTGGACAAGTCTGTAGGTTATGGAGTCATTACTGCCTGTATCAATCTTGGCTTATTGGACAAGGCCCAGAACATTCTCCATGAAATGAACGTGCAGGGAGCTTCCGTTGGACTTGGGGCCTATGTACCAATTCTGAAGGCTTATTCCAGAGAGAAACGAACAGCTGAAGCTGCACAATTAGTTTCCGAAATCTGTAACTTGGGACTGCCATTGGATGTTGTTACATATGATTCTTTAATCGAATCATCCATGTCCTGCCAAGATTTTCGGTCTGCATTTTCTCTATACCGCGACATGAGAGAATCAAGAGTATGCGAGTTGAAAGGCAGTTACTTGACAATCATGACAGGTCTTACAGAGCATCATAGGCCTGAGCTGATGGCTGCTTTCATGGATGAAGTTGTTCAGGACCCTCGGGTTGAAGTGGGAACACATGACTGGAATTCTATAATTCACGCCTTTTGTAAGGCCGGTAGAATGGGAGATGCTAGGCGGACCTTCAGGAGGATGATTTTCTTGCAGTTTGAACCGAATGAACAGACATATTTATCCCTTATTAATGGATATGTCGCCATGGAGAAATATTTTAGTGTTTTGTTGCTTTGGAATGAAGTTAAGAGGAAGGTTTTCGGGGAGGGGGAGAAAAGGTTGAAGTTAGATAATAGCTTGGTTGATGCATTTTTATTCGCGTTGGTCAGGGGTGGTTTCTTTGATGCTGTGATGCAAGTAGTCGAAAAATCTCAAGAAATGAAGATATTTGTTGATAAGTGGAGGTATAAGCAAGCATTTATGGAGAACCATAAGAAGCTGCGAGTGTCAAATTTGAGACGGAGAAACTTTAGAAAAATGGAATCACTTATTGCCTTCAAGAACTGGGCAGGGTTGAGCACTTGATCCAGTGTTGCAATGGTATCTAAGGTTTGTTCTTCTCTAGTTTCTGCACGGAgatgatttatgttattgtttgAAAGTGGCACGGTAAAGCTAACGAATCCGAAGATGGTCGTGGAGTTGATTGAGAAGGTGGTTTGAGGACTTTGGAGTATTGAAACTTAAATAtaggttttgatttttttattcatcttACCGGTCGATGTATTCAGGTAGGCTCTTGTTTAAACAAATGTGTGGTCGGCCACCTCGGCCGGAGTGTTAGGTCATCCCCCATCAGGATCCATGCTCGGACTTGATCTTTCCAGCTAACAAGAACAGGAAACACAGCTCTCTATAGAAAGTTAAAATGGCTCATATTTTGGACAATTTTTATTCCTATGTAGGTTTTCAGCTGTTTAAGATTCAGACAGGATGTGTGACAAATATCAGTGTTCTGTTTCTTGTTATTAAACGATATATCTACCACATGCCTTTTGATGCATTGGTGGTTTCAAAGAGTACTTTGATGCCTATTTCATAGAGCTGGATTTTTTGATGcatctaattttaaatttttttttattttacttttgaaagatcttttaaattattatgGGAAAAgtgattcttttctttttctttttcttttttttttctttttccttgaaGATGGTGTGATTCTTTTTAaaacatgcatgatttattttaagTATTGANAGACGATAGAAacagtttgatttttaaaatttcatttttgggttatttttgtgtatttttctATCAACTCAAATGCTCATTTTCtcctttaaatttattttcctttttttaccTGTTTTAATGTCCATtttgtcaaaattattttttgacaaTATTGATAagcatatattaaataataaatttatgttcCTGCAATCTTGACTGTAAACAAAAACTCAAGCTCCATCGATACTTTCTGAGCTCAAACAACCTAAAGGTAAGCTCAAAAGCCTTTGTAACTTTGGAAAACCTGTTTAGTTTTTATCCGATCAATGTGCACGGATCATGTAACCATTCGTATCCGTTCCTCTTGATTTTAGTATCTGTTGTGTTTCTCTTGAGCCATCGGGGGTTGAATCTGGTTTTTCTGTAGCTAATCCCTTTACAATCGAAGCCACGCTATTGGTTGAATTTTCATTGTGTTGATATTAGGGGAAAAAAATAGCCCGTTTGAAGAAATTTTCTTATACTATGCTGTGCTATGGGTTTTGTTTCTCATACTTAGCAGCGTACTTCGATTggaattttatcaaaaattaaaagttttgttTCTCGAATTTAGCAGAGTATTTCAATTGGAGTTTCGtggaaaattaaaagttgggtTGTGTTTCTCATATTTATCCTCAAATTATCGTTACTATTCTAAGAACAGGTTTTCCTAAGGAGTAACTATGGGGCAAGAGGGTTGAAGGAGGGATAAATGTGATATTTATTCCATATCCTGAAATGACTCCGAAATTGGCTATTTATAGTACAAGAGAATCTTCAAgttatatgatatatattagCTTTCACATTAGTTTAGTGGCATATTATGGAAATTTTTTGAATTCTTGGTTCTTGATTAAATTGTTGTACATTTGATACCCACCGAATACAGGCTAAACGGGCTAAATTTTTTGAGTATGTTTGAGCTTCCTGACAGGCCTCATATTAACCTGCAAAGAAAAAATGACTTGGGTCGTGGGGTGAGCAGTGGTGGAGGACAGAGCTCGCTTGGGTACTTGTTTGGAAGTGGTGAGGTGCTAAAACCGTCACCGGATAATGCCAAAGACGTTGCAACTGAAAGTCAGGGCTTCACATAAAGAACCTGCACCAAAGCCTAATGCTGCTGCTCAGCCTGTGGATGATAGTAAGCAAATTCCTGCGGGCATTCAGAGTAGCACGATGAATAAGCACTCTAGATCTGGTGGGACAACATTTGCAATTTCATCACGGCATGATCTAGCTCGTCAAACTATTGTTATGAGGtgcagattaatttctttttgtgATAACCGAAAACAAAAGGTGCATATATAAAGGGACATGTTTGAAAAATACTTGTGTTTTCTAAGACTTTGAGACCTGTTTTTCTCTCATATCATTTGTTCAATGGTCTTCTCTCTTCGAGAATGTACAAACAGACATCCTATTTTTACCTCTCTCCAGGAATATGAGTTCACGTTTGGcttgtttcttgatttcttggcCTGTTAGGCTGTTACTGGTTGTAACTAGGGAGGATTTGTCTCAATTAATGAAAGAAGGGCTACGTGAGccatttgatatattttttccaTTACAGATACACTTTCTTCAACATGTACAGAATACCTTACATTTATTCCTAATTTGATATGTTGCAGGATTGGCCATCAACAAAGGTCCAGGCTGCTCCTGGTGGAGGTTCTACTCTGGGATATCTATTTGGTGGCGGCAGCAAATAAAATAAGATCGCCTGAAATCTTGAGGAAAtgtttattcttgttttgtgCTGTAAAACGTGGTTGTGTGCTGTGCCGCATGTATATGGGGGTGATTTCAATGTCCATGGTCTCTGGCCAAATAACACACAAGCTTGTATGCTGAACCACCAATATAATGCGATAAACTCTGTAAAACATTTCTGTTAATTTCACTCAGGTACAGCTCGGATGTACAAGATTAACGTTGTATTTCTCAATGTAAGGACCAAAATACCTTGTCATCATGTCAAATTTACTTGATCTTTTTTGTTAGATCAGGATTACAAACAAGATAGGCTTGGATGACCGCCATTGTTGCCCTTTTGCAAATTCATTCTCACTTTCTTTTTTCCCCTCAATCTAACTTATTAGACCAAATATCTAAGTCttcttttactattttttagaTGCTTTCACTGGACTTCTCTTCCACCTCCAGCTTCAAAAATAGAAGATTTTTTTCACAAGCTTCTTGTGACCTGAAATCGCTCTGACCGAGTGAATTTCCTATCTAAGGACCTTGAGTCAATTTACTCGTAGCTGTGGGTATCACCATGAGTGAGTTCGAAATTACGTTCTGTATTGGCTTAGATGTAAACCCCCATCTCTTCCATAGTGACGGCATTACCAGAGAACATTAGATTTTGTGCaaagcttttgattttcttGGGATTTTGTTAAGATGAGAGAAAAGgcataatgatttttaaaaaaatattattcaatccAAGTTACCTTGCATTTGAAGATGTATGACATGATGGGGTTAGGAGCCTTTTATCACATCAGGCTTTGTAACTAAAAAATGAGACGCACGACACACAATGAGTGATTACAAAACCCAAACCATTCATCCCATGCACCGAACATTGCCTCAGTGTCATATGTCATCGATGACGAACAAGAATATTGTTTGCCATGGCCCAAGCATCGGTGTAGGTCACAGCATAGCCTAATAATCATTATCCTTAAGGCTGCAGGTGAGGGAGCTACCCATTTCTAATAGCTCAGATACCATTCAAATAGCTGCTAGCTACCCCATtcaaattctagtattttagaCACTCTGCACTCAGCCttgattatgaaaaaaaatatatttttactaGTATATAAAGTGCCTTAAATCTGAACATGCTTGATGCtggtgaaaaaaataaattgaactcTAAGTTCGAATTTGTtggaaaatacttgatttgagcTCGAGCTTTTAACCACATGATATTTAACTGGAAATGCATCGTGTATCTCTCTTTGAGAAAACTTTTGTGGGGAAATCAAACTCAAGTTCATGATCTTAACATTCTATCATAACTCAAACTCACCGTTATGTGTTAGACTGACTTAATAGATCACCCATTAATGTCTTGTAAACTTCTCGCTCTATTTGTTCGTTCTTAGATGTGAGAGAGTGCATTAGATATCGAACATCGActtaattaaattcttggaagtCGTATACATAGACTTGGATAATACTCTCTACACTATTGAGAAATCATTCGTTTTTTAGTTTAATTCCATTACCAACAATCATTTGGATAATTGAAGCAATTGAAATGAAATCGTAgagaagaaggaaaaaaaaaggagagaaaTATAGAAAACGGGatgaaaaatgttaaataagAAGTTGCAAAAGGAGACCAATGCTATAGTTTACATTTCAGATAGCCTTCGGTTGAGTGGAAGGTCGTGGAGCAGGATTGATCCCCCATCTCCGACGAACGTCTTCCAAGTCTTCTTCAAAATGACGCTCGTAGTATACACACATCAAGTCTGTGGATCTCATGCCGGCTCTAATAGCCCAAGGGAAGTAATGCCGATAAAACAATTTCCTCTGCCCCTCACTGAATCTAGCTGTGCCTCCAATGACAGATAGAGCACACATTGGAAGTAGCATTTGCTCGAACTCAATAACCTTCAACGTTGATTCGCCAATTAAATTGGTAGGAAGGTCAAAGAGGGTGTGCCAGAAATCGTGTACCTCACGAGCACGTGTTGCAACGTATGCTAGCTCTTCAGTTTCCATGAACCGGACTGGTGGCCGATCATCTGGGGAGAAACTCCGAGATCCCATAAAGTTTGCGTATGCAGCACCAAATGTGTTAGATGGAAGGTCCCATGCATGTCCTACACTAGCAGAGATGACACGAGGGCGCTCCAATAGCATAGCCTGCAGGGGAAATTCGAGTCGTGGGTTCTTACATAGAGTGAAATGATATGACATTCAAAATGGATTGTTGAACCATAAGATTGAACTAAATAACAAGTCAATAATCAATTCTCCTTTCGAATATAAAATCAAGTTCCCAGTTTTTTTTACATAATCGATTAGTAACAGTATTGTCCTGTCCTGCGCTCAAAAGTCTAAAGCACCACATTATGGGTAAAATATGTACCACGAAATTAAATAACTTTGCTGAAGGTATCATATTTGATGATATAAACCCGATTCAAACAAGAACCTTATCCAGACAATGGTTTACACATCAAACTTCCCATAACCATGAGTCTGACTATGCAAAATTTGCAAACAAGATTGCCTCGTTTCATGTACCACAAGCCAAAATTGGGACAACTGCAGGAAATCATGAGGAAAACCAACTTCAAACTGAACGTCTGTATCTTCGTAACATCCAGGTCCATGGCCAGTTATAAGCATCTTTTGGCGAACAGACTCAACTCCAACTCCCATTAACCAACAAAATGGTACATCAAAATCATGACCACACGCAAATAATCAGCTccaactcacaaaatatgtatttttctgATGTTTAATCAGCAACTCTCGAGTCGTGAATATTAAAACTACAGAGCGAACAAaagttaaaaattcaaattcttgaatCAGAGTTGATAATGAGTTAGCGACGATAATGAAAAGAGTACTAATACTGCGTGCTGTGACAGGGCCAGATTAAGAACACTGAACGCTTAAATGTTATACGTTATTGTTAGCCACTCAAGCTATGAGTAAAAGCTCACCCTGCCTTCAGGGCTGCTCTTCATCCTCTCTAGGACCCGCTCAAATGCATGCTTGCCAGTGGTCTCTCCTAATGCAGCAATCAAGTCCGCCCTTCTAGGATCCAGCAATGCTCCTACAGCCGATCCAACTGCAACAGCAGTCTGTTGCCAGCCCTTCAGTCTTACGAGTGCACCTCCAATCATCTTAATAAAAATTTCCCGAATGTGACagatatttttaagtttcaagAAAGGGATGCTGTAAAGTAACAAAAAGGGAAACGGCACAAACAAAATAACctatcttaaaaataaaaaaataaaaaaaaacaaaataaccaATTTTGACGATGCTGTTAACTAACACGAAGGAAtagaaattataaataaattatgttaaATGTAACCAAATATTAAGGACATGCATTGATAAATGTAATGGAAAATTTACCATTAGATAGCAAAAAAACTGATAGTATACCGTATatcataagaatttttatgttgaCATAAAACTCAGAAAAATATGATCTTACAGAGAATTGACTATGG
This window of the Primulina huaijiensis isolate GDHJ02 chromosome 3, ASM1229523v2, whole genome shotgun sequence genome carries:
- the LOC140974556 gene encoding pentatricopeptide repeat-containing protein At1g69290: MWRRAACLLSRRSFSSEQEIPSLYSFLQPSIFALRRTTSQPQATLSKPQENSLSQAQRSNLETNLQQFLFDHYTDEAWKAFKTFTNCSSFPSKSLTNSLIIHLSSLSDAHNIKRAFASVVYLLEKNPSLLEHESVKKLLDSLKIANSGAPAFALVRNMLKNRFFMPFEMWGVVLVDICRQNGSFDAFLSVFHESCRISIDEKLNLLKPDLVACNAVLECYCRELESISDAEKVIETMSVLGVRPDKFTLGFLGYLYALKGLQEKVMELDSFMGRFGISDKKVLSDNVIRGYVKSGDLQSASATILRYLKEGEEQCFSEGTCNEIVEGFLQNGNLKGLANLVVESQKLEPASFEVDKSVGYGVITACINLGLLDKAQNILHEMNVQGASVGLGAYVPILKAYSREKRTAEAAQLVSEICNLGLPLDVVTYDSLIESSMSCQDFRSAFSLYRDMRESRVCELKGSYLTIMTGLTEHHRPELMAAFMDEVVQDPRVEVGTHDWNSIIHAFCKAGRMGDARRTFRRMIFLQFEPNEQTYLSLINGYVAMEKYFSVLLLWNEVKRKVFGEGEKRLKLDNSLVDAFLFALVRGGFFDAVMQVVEKSQEMKIFVDKWRYKQAFMENHKKLRVSNLRRRNFRKMESLIAFKNWAGLST
- the LOC140974559 gene encoding ubiquinone biosynthesis protein COQ4 homolog, mitochondrial-like, with the protein product MIGGALVRLKGWQQTAVAVGSAVGALLDPRRADLIAALGETTGKHAFERVLERMKSSPEGRAMLLERPRVISASVGHAWDLPSNTFGAAYANFMGSRSFSPDDRPPVRFMETEELAYVATRAREVHDFWHTLFDLPTNLIGESTLKVIEFEQMLLPMCALSVIGGTARFSEGQRKLFYRHYFPWAIRAGMRSTDLMCVYYERHFEEDLEDVRRRWGINPAPRPSTQPKAI